GATACGACCTGCACGGGCATCGATGGCCAATTCGCGCGCCGCTCGCGCAATTTCTTCCTGACCGCCATACGACAAGGCGAGCGCGAGCGTCATCTTCGTGTTTTGTCCCGATGCGTCGCGAAGAGGATCGAGAACATCCCGGACAAACGGGGGCAGTCGATCGAGGTCTCCAATGGCGACGAGCCGTATGTGATTGCTCAAATTTCGTCTCGCTCGGAGACGAGAAAAATCTTCGAGCAAGCCCATCAGCGCATCGACCTCGCCCGGCGGCCTGGCCCAGTTTTGTTCGCTGAACGCATAAAGGGTGAGCGCGCTCAGGCCGAGTCGTCGGGCAACTCGAACGACGCGCCTTACGGCGGCGCTGCCGGATTTGTGGCCAATTTCACGAGGTTCCCCGCGCATTTCGGCCCATCGCCCGTTGCCGTCCATGATGATCCCGACGTGATGGGGGAGGTTCTTTGCGTCTACGTACGTCATCGTTTTCTGAACGCTCGAAGTGCCATCGGGCGTTTCCTTTGTTGACGAAAGGCGGCCCTATGTCGAGTCTCCCATCATGAGTATCGGGTTGGGTCTCACGGTGACGCTGCGAGTTCGCATCGCAGCCCACGAAGCACATTATGCGGGTGAGCTCGTGGATGGGGCGCGTGTCCTCGGGCTGTTCGGCGATGTTGCCACAGAACTGCTCATCCGCCTCGATGGCGACGAAGGATTGTTTCGCGCCTACGAAGCCATCGAATTTCTCGCGCCCGTACGAGCCGGTGACTACATCGAAGCGACCGGCGTCATCACCAAGGTAGGAAACACGTCGCGCACGATGGCGTTCGAGGCGCGCAAGGTGATCTCGAACGTGCGCTCGGCCGACGTTGCTGCATCGGCAGCCGACGCGCATGGCGAGCCCATCGTCGTCTGTCGCGCGATCGGTACGTGCGTCGTGCCGAAAGAACTGCAAAGGCGCCCGCGTCTCGTGCTGCCTGCGCTCACGTCTCCAGGCGCCGAGCTGCTCGCAAAACTCCCCGAGCCTCGGCCAATCATCACGCCAGCTCCGCACGTGATCGTCACGCCGCCCGAATCGCCGCTCATCATCACGGGAGCGATCGTGGGCGCAGAAGTGACGCGCGAGCACACGCCGCATTTGCCGATCACGGCTGCCGAGCTTGCCGACGAAGCTGCCAAGTGCCGCGACGCCGGAGCATCGGTCATTCACTTGCACGTGCGTAACGCGGACGGCTCGCCTTCGCAGTCGGCCGAGCTGTTTGGCGAAGCGATCACGCGCATTCGCGAAAAGACCGACGTCGTCGTGCAAGTGTCGACGGGTGGTGCCGTGGGCATGTCCATCGACGAGCGGCTCGGAGGGCTCGTGTGCAAGCCCGAAATGGCGACGCTCAATTGCGGCACGATCAACTTCGGCGACGACGTCTTCGTGAACACGCGTCCCGACATCCGCAAATCGCAACTCGCATCCGTGAAGCCGGCAGCATCGCGGAGCTCGAGTGTTACGAAGCGGACACGTCCACGAGGCGTTGGATTATTACGCACCGGAACGATTTCCTCCGCTCCACTTCCAGTTTGTCCTGGGAGTGCCGGGAGAATTCGCGCAAGCGAAGACGTCGTGCGTTTCATGCTGTCGCAAATCCCGGAGGGGATCGACGTGGGCCGTGGCCGCCGTCGGACGGCATCAGCGACCCACGACGGAGCTGGCGATGCGCCTCGGCGGGCACGCTCGCGTGGGCCTCCGAAGACAACATCTACCTCGAGAAGGGCGTCCTTTCCGAAGGCAGCGCACCGCTGGTGGCGCGCGCCGCGGCATATGCCAAGACACTCAGGCGTGAAGTCGTCGAGCCGGATCATGCACGAAAGTTGCTCAGCATCGTAAAGAGCTGAAACCTCAGGGACGTCGAAGTCCTTTCGCCACCAACGTTGCATCGTCGTGCGAGCCTCAACGAAGAGCGCCTTTCGATGGCCATGACCTCGCCGCTTGGCAGGCTTGCCGAGTCCGCGAGGGCGTACGTGCGCACGCGTGGCCTTCTCGTGGGCGCGCTCTTGATCCTCACGCTCGCCGTGCGTTGCGTGTCGATGCCGCGCCCACCGGAGCGCAACGTCGAAGCGATCGCCGCGGTGCTCGGGCAAGCCGTGGGGGGCACGGTAAAACCCGACGACTTCGTGTGGGAAGGCCGCGGCGGCGTGCTGCACGATGCGCTCGTGGGTCGCCGCGTGCTCTTTCTCGCCGCGCGACCGGCAGGCGCAAACGCTACGCCCACGAACGATCTCTTCCGCGCCGAGGTGCGCCTCACGCGCGCAGGTAGGCCCATCGCGCTACGTCGCATCGTCAACCTGACGAACACGCCACGCGGCCACGAACACGACCTCGTGGCCTTTGGTCAGCATGCGGCCTACGCCACGATGGTGGGTTCTGCAGTAGAAACCATCACGGTCCTCGAGCTCGGCGGCGACATGGCTGCATGGCACGCTCGCACGAGGGCCGAACGATTCGCTTCCTACGTGGAAAATTGGATCAGCACGGGCAGTCGCCAAGGCATCGGCCGCATCGAAACGAGCTTCGGCACGCCACCCCAAACAGCGCGGTTCGAGCTCACGCCGGAGCTGCTCGTCATGGCGCTCGGTGAAACGGCGCAAGCGGCAGCCGTGAGTTTGTCCGATGCATCGGTCAACCCTGGACCGCGCGACGAGCACGCCGTGGTCGCGCAGCGCTTGCCGCATCCCGTGACGCCAAGGGCGCGCGTCGTGGAGCAAGCGCTGCGTGCGACGCTTGGGCCTGACCGAGCGCAGGACTTCCGTCGCCTGCACGCGCGCGTGCACGACGCATGGATCCGTTTGCGTGAATCATCGGCGCCTCCACCGGCGGCGTTGCCCGCGGCAACGGGTGGTGACGCCGCCGCGGTCGAAGGCGAATTCCCGCCGCCGAAGCTTGCTCTGTCGGCGCAGCGCGTGCTGCCGGGTGAAGGCGTGGGTGCCCGCTTCGCAGGTTGCGCTCCCAGGCGATACAGCCCGAAGCACCGCCCGCGTTTTTCAGAACGCGCGTTCGCCCGGATCGAAGCTTCCACATGCCGTCGTGCGCCTCGTTGTGATGGATGGACGGCGCATCGAGCTGCGTCCCGTTGCAGGAACGGCGTCGCCGCCGTCGGAGACGGGCCTTCATGGCGCAGGACGCATTGCTGCAGCGGATGCATCCGTGGCCGTCGCCGTGTTTGCGAGCGGCGTCCCCGATGGCTCGTCGCCCGGTGGTGTCGTCATGGATCAACGAGCGATCGTTTTTCCGCGTCGATCTGCGCCGACGCTCGCCGTGGATCGATTTGGTCGCCCAGCCATCGGGCCGTGGCCGCTCGAAGAAGACCTGCCCGTGACCATCCGTTCGGTATGGCAAACCCAGCACACCGCTCGTGATCGATGGTCGGATCGCCGAGTTTGGCGTGACAGACGCCCGGCTACTTGCACGCTCGGGCCTTGGCGTGACGAAGAGCGGTCATGTGATCTACGCCTACGCAGAGAACGTCCCTGCGATGCTCTTGGCGCGCGCGATGCTGCTCGCCTATTGTCGTGATGCGATGGCGCTTTCGACGAGGCCCCGATCGGTCGGATTTGGGTTCGTGCGTCGCGAGGAGACCAGGGCTCGGCGCAGACCCTGTTTGGAACAGATTCCTTTGTGCCCGAACGATCGTGGACCGGTTCGCCGAACGAATTCGTGTACGTCGTCGGTCGCTCAGGGGCGGCCCAGTACCGCTTCCCGAAGGCACGACGTGGCAGATCGATCGGGGCCTCAGCCCTGATCCGACGTGGCGACCAGCCGTGCACAGCGCGACCGTCACGAAGCTCGGTGCACAGGTAAAACTCACGCTGCTCGGCCCGGAGCGCTTTCAGTATCGCGTGCGAGCAGGCTCCAAGGAACTCTCGCATCGCTTTGGCGGAACGTTTCCAGAAGCGCTTGGCGAAGGTGAACAAGCGCGTGCTTTGCTTGCGGTTGGTCTCGGCACGGCAAAGCGCAAAGGCGCGCGCGGCCTCGCGATAGGTGGAGCTGTCGGGCTGAAGTTTGGCTCCGGTGCAGGCGTGCTCGTCGTCGAAAACGATCGCATCCGCATCGAACGAAGCGAGTCGTTCACGCCGATCGCAGATGCAGACGCAGTCGAGCTAACGCTCACCGCGGATGACGGACGTCCGCTACCAGAGACGCGAATCGTGGGATCGAGGCGTCCTCGTGCGGCGCTCGGTGTTCTCGAGGATGGATCGGTGCTCGTTGCATCGACGACGTTCGACACGGACGAAGCGACGACGGATGCGCTTTTGGATGCGGGTTGTGCGCGCGTGGTGGCGCTCGATCGAGGCGCACATCAGAACGCGTACGTGCATCAGGCTGGTGGGGAAACGCCGCCCGAAGCGCGTTACGAATCGACGACGCTCTACGTGCTGCGGATGTCGATGCGCGGGCGCGCGCTTTCGCTGCGCTGACTACGCAACGTCATCGGGTGACGGATCGTTTGTCCCCGAAGGTTTGTCCCAGTTGCCTTGGGTGCCCTCTTGTTCGACGGATTCGTCGGACGGAGCGCGTCGCATGAATCGGTGAAACCTTTTCTCGACCAAGTTGTTTTTCAGCTTTTCGAGAGCTCGAGCATGGAGCTGCGAGACGCGAGGTTCGCAGACATCGAGCTCGGCGCCGATCTCTCTGAACTTCTTGTCTTCGTAGTAGTACATCCCGATGACCTTGCGCTCGCGTTCGGAGAGTTTGTCGAGCGCGCGGGCAACCCGAGCGCCAGGTCTCCATGACCTCGTGAGAACGACTCGGGATCCGGGGCGGCACTGGCGAGGTAGTCCTGCTCTTCGGTTACGGACAGCTCGTCGAGTCCCACGAAGACGACGCCTTCGGTATCTGTTTCATCGCGTAAAGGAAGCTGCATTGACGGCATCGCGAGCGCGGCGGGTGAGCCAGTCCTGCGCTCGTAGTTCGTCCAGGACGGCACCGCGGATACGCGTGCGTGCGTACCACTCGAAGGTGTTTCCGCCGTCGCCGCCGTTTTTCTTGATCAGATCGACCAGCGGACACACCGGCCGCGAGCAAGTCGTCTCGAAGCACATTGGCGGGGACCTTGCGCGCGATGGGAGCGACGACCTTGTGCACGAGGGCAAGTGGGCCTCGAGCATCTTTGGACAAACCTCGTGGGTGGAACCGCGTACGGGACGGCGATACGCAATGTCGCTGGCAGCGCCGTCCTGCGAAGCTTTGGCGAGCTTCGCGTTGATGACTTTGCGGGCTTCGGGCGGGATCGTATGGACGCCGCTTTCTTCGAGAGCCCCCGCACTCGAGCGCGTGTCGTTCCTGTGTAGTGCGAGTTTCTTGAGCGGGGGCATACGTCGGTGATTTCGCGCGCGCGTCTTTCGTGAGATTTACCCGTGTGACTCCAAGGTGTGGGTCGCGAGGATGCCCTAAACCGTTAAAAAGAGTGCTACAGGTAGCTATAGCGAAACTGCAAACGAATCCGCAACACGCACGTTACACCGAAGCGTGCGCGGGAATCCCCGACTGAACATGAAATGTCGACTCACGACTGAGCGGATGTCGAGGTCACGGCGAGCCCGATATCGAGGTCAATCCTGACCCCCCTTCGGCTGATCTTTCGGCGCCGGATCCTGCGTGTCGCGATTTCCTCTTGAGAAATCAACAGCTTGCGAAGGTGGGGGGTGGGTCGGTTCAGACCCAGCCTTGGGCACCGACGTCGCGGCTGTGGTAGTTTTTTCTACGTTTGCGCCGGCGGCTCGGGGTGTTGAAGGCGTCGATCCACATCACCCGTGGACTCGTCCGCCGATCCTTGTGACGAGGTTGAATCGTACTTGGGTGGCTCACCTGGTCGCGGTAGTCGATCCAGAAGGCTTTGGTCGTGCGGACGTCAAGGTGAACAAATGAGCTGTTTGGGTAATACCCTACGCCAGCATTGCGGAAGGTTCGGCAAAAGTCACGCAGTACCGTATTGGGCACGCCTGGAATGTAGAAGTCGAGAGCTCGACCATGGTTGTGGTTGGAGTCTCGCGTGAACTGCGTTGGCGTGTAGGGGCGGAAGCCGCTGACGATGTGAATGGGACGCCCGCCGAAGTGATCGCTGACCATGCCGGAAGTGTCGCGGGGCGCGGATCGATGCTGGTTTTTCGCGTCCGTCAGGGCATGCTTCATCATGCGACTGAGGCGTGGCAGAGCCGAAGGCACGAGCCGGCCGTGTCTGGTGATGAGTTGTCCGTCGAAGTGATCGGTGCCCCGCACGAGACGCACGAAACCAGGGCGTTTGGGCGCGAATGCATACGGATCACGCTTGGGTCCGCGAGCCGCTTTGGGGTTGCCCTTCTTCTTTGCATCAGCAGCTTTGCGTGCTGCCTCCGCGCGGCTCGCTCGTAGCGCCGCAGCCTTCTTGGCCTCGGCAATCTTGCCCTTCTCGGGGATCACGAGCACGAGGCCGGGCTTGATGCGCTGACCTTTGCGCAGCCCATTCACTTCACGAATCGCGTCGACGGTCGTTCGGTAGCGTCGCGCGATGGCTCAAGGTTCTGGCCCTTGGCGACGACGTGAACGGTCTCGGACGCATCGGCGTATACTGGCCAGATGGCCGCGATCACGGCGAAGAGCACTGCGATGCTGCGCATCGTGGTGCGGCGGAGAGAGTCGGGCGGAGTCACTCGCGAACGATGGCACACCGATCGGTGCGTGTCGTTCAGGAGCCAAGGCCAAGGGCGCTTGTACAAACCCGCGCTCATTCCCCTTCCGCTACGCGGGACGAGCGAATGCGTAAAGCACATTTTTGGCCGTGGATTGCCGACGGTGCGAAGCTGGCTAGGCCGCCCTTCGTAGGCGGCACGATCGAAGGGCGCACATCGCCTCCCGACGACTGGCAACGAAAGGTCGAGGCGGAGCAATGGCGGATGGGAATCACCTGGTAGGCGTCGACATCGGTTCGAGTGCCATCAAGGTCGTCCAGCTCAGGAAGCGCGAAAAGGTATCGGGTTGGTCCGGGCAGGATTCTGTCCGCTTCCACCTCAGAGCATCGTCGACGGACACGTGATGAACACGCAGGCGATCGTGTCCGCCATCGGTCGAGCGCTCAACGACGCCAAAATCAAGCAGCGCGAAGTAGCGCTCTCCATCAGCGGCCAAGCCGTGATCATCCGCAAGATCACCGTGCCGATGATGACCCAAGCGGAGCTCGACGAGCAGATTCAGTGGGAAGCCGAGCAGCACATTCCGTTTGACATCAAAGATGTTCACGTCGACTACCGGTGATTCGCAAAGGCGAGGCAGGTCAGATGGACCTCTTGCTCGTGGCGGCCAAACGCGAAGAAGTGAACGACTACTTGGAGGTGGCGCGCCAAGCCAAACTCAAGCCGCTCGTGCTCGACATCGATGCCTTCACCGTGCAAAACCTCTTCGAACACGGGCGGGGCATCCCACCGGACCAAACGTTCGCCATCGTGAACGTGGGCGCGTCGCTGACGTCGATCAACATCGTTTCTCGCGGCGCGAGCGCCTTCACGCGCGACATTCCGAACGCGGGAAATTACGTCACCGAACAGATTCAAAAGCAGTTCGGAATCAGCTTCGAGGAGGCGGAGAACATGAAGTGTCAACCGCCCTCGCAAGCCTTCGGCCCCGCCGCGCAAGTACCGCAGATCGTCGATGCCGTCTGCGACACCATCGCGAGTGAAATTCAACGCTCGCTCGACTTCTTCCTCGCCACGAGTGGCGAGCCGGAAATGCACCGGATCTACCTCACGGGCGGCACGTCCAACTTGCCCGCCTTGCCTGCAGCCATCGGTCGGCGATCACGCGTGAACGTGGAGATTCTCCAGCCGTTCGAACGCATCACGTTCGAGGGCAAGGGACGTCAATGCCGACATGCTTCAAACCCGCGGTTCGCAACTCTGCGTCGCCTAGGCCTCGCGATGCGCAAAGACAAGGAGAAGCGCTCGTGATCAGGATCAACCTCCTGCCCCACAAGCGCACGGCTGCAGGCGCACCGCAAGCCAGTCAAAAGTGGCTGCTCGTCGTGCTCGGCGTCGTGCTGCTCGGAGATCGTCGGACTCTTCCTGTTCTACCAATCGACCTACGAAGAGCTCGAAAGGCAGAAGCGGACAAACGCTCAAATCAAGAGCCAGATCGACGAGATCAATCGCCTCATCGCCGATCACGAACAAATCAAGAAAGCACTCGCCATCTTGCGTGCTCGTGAAGACGCCATCGCGAAACTTCAAGCAGGTCGGTCGGGACCAACCGCCGTGCTCCTCGAGCTGGCGCAGATCATGACGCAGGGCAAAGGGCCCAGCGCGGACCCGGACAAACTCGCCAAAATGCGGCAGGACAACCCCCTTGCCGTCTTCAACCCAGCTTGGGATACGCGGCGCCTCTGGCTCACGCAGTACATCGAAGGACAACGCACGGTGCGCCTCGAAGGGCTCGCGCGTGATGGCAACGATGTCTACGAGCTCGCGCAGCGCATGAAGCTATCGCCGTACTTCTACGAAGTCATGCTTCTCCCAGGAAAGAAGGAGATCGAACAAACGACGAAGCTCGATCTCGTCAGCTTCGCTCTGCAATTCAAGGTGAGGTACTGATGGCCCCGAAAGCTTCGGCCGCATCCGGCTCGACGCTTGATCGTCTTCCCCTCGCTGGGAAAATCGGCGTCGGTTTGCTCTTCATGGCGCTCGTCGGTGCGCTGTTTTTCGTCTTCGTCTACGAGGATCTTTCGAACGACCTGCAGCAGGCCAAGCGCCGCGAAGTGACGCTCCAGGGCGAGCTGCGGAATGCTCAAGCCGCGAAGGAAGCGTATCAACGCGACCGCGACGAAAAGATCCGCAGCGAAGCTCGCGCCGAACAAACGAAGAAGGTTCTCCCCGACGACCCCGAGACGCCCGCCTTCCTTGCATCCCTGCAGCAAACGGCGACGGTCGCCGGCGTGAACTTGACGAGCTGGGCTCCGGTCGACGAAGTGCCGCAAGAGTTTTTCGCCAAGGTACCGATGAAGCTCACGCTCTCTGGGCGGTTCCACCAGATCGCGCGCTTCTTCCACGGCGTCGGGCAACTCGATCGCATCATCAACATGGAAGACATCCAGATGAAGATCGCGAACAACAAGTCCACCGGGACGGTTCGTGATCAGATCCCCGAACCGGAGGTCAACGTCGAGTGCCTTGGTACGGCGTTTCGTGCGCTCCGTCTCGACGATGCTGGCAAGGGATCGAAACGAAGGGGGACGGGCAAGTGAAGAAGGCTCCTAACACGCGCGAGGTTGCCCGACGCTTGGCCTTTGCGGTCGCTGCGTTGGTGCTGCCCGTCTTCGTCGTCGGCGGCTGCGAGGACGACCCGCCGCCACCGCCTCCAAGGCCCGTAGGTTCGGCCGTCGCGCCCGCAGGTGCGCCCGGAGCTCCGAATCAGCCTGCCGTGGCTGGTGCAGCTCCGGGACCCGCGGGATCGGGTCGTGCGGGTGCCGCAGCAAGTGCCTCTGCGAATCCACTCGCGGACCTGCCCGAACGCGTCTTCACCGAGGCCGACTTTGCAGAGACGGACAAAAATCGCGATCCGTTTCGCGGCTTTGCCAACGTTTTTGCGCAGCAAGCTCGGGCCAAGAAGGATGACCAACGCGTCGTCGTCGTCCCCCGCTACGCGCTCGACGAGCTCAAGCTGTCCGGCGTGATCACGCGTGCCGAAGCGCGAGCGTTGTTCATCGATCCGAACAATGTCGGCTGGGTCGTCCGCACGGGTGACTATGTCGGCAAGCCCGAAATCGTACGTGCCGGTGGAGCCGCCGGCATCGACATCGCCATCCATTGGCGAGTAGACCGGATCCGCGAAGGAGACGTCGTGTTCGTTCGCGAGGATCCCGCTCACCCCGAAATCGCCCCCGTGACGCGCGTCATTCCCCTCTTCCCGGCAGACGAGAGCGGAAAACCAGGCCGCTGATAGCAACGAATTAGGCCCATGCAACACACGCCCATTACTATCGCGCACATGCTGACGAATCCGCGCTTCGAGTCGCCTTCTCACTTCGCAACGAGGGAGCGGACCGTGTCGTGTGTCGAGCGACGCGGGAGCGACTCCTCGATCGGACCCAAAGTCCAAACGCCGGAGCGCTGGCTTCGCTTTGCGCTCGTCGTCCTCGTTCTCTTCCTCGGCTCGATGCCTCGTGCCGCGGCACAGGGCGCCTCACCCCTCGAAGTGCGCGAGGTCAAACTTGCGGCTCCGTCGGAAACGACCGCGCGGATTTCCGTCGCAACCACC
The Polyangiaceae bacterium genome window above contains:
- the pilO gene encoding type 4a pilus biogenesis protein PilO, translating into MAPKASAASGSTLDRLPLAGKIGVGLLFMALVGALFFVFVYEDLSNDLQQAKRREVTLQGELRNAQAAKEAYQRDRDEKIRSEARAEQTKKVLPDDPETPAFLASLQQTATVAGVNLTSWAPVDEVPQEFFAKVPMKLTLSGRFHQIARFFHGVGQLDRIINMEDIQMKIANNKSTGTVRDQIPEPEVNVECLGTAFRALRLDDAGKGSKRRGTGK
- a CDS encoding 3-keto-5-aminohexanoate cleavage protein — its product is MSIGLGLTVTLRVRIAAHEAHYAGELVDGARVLGLFGDVATELLIRLDGDEGLFRAYEAIEFLAPVRAGDYIEATGVITKVGNTSRTMAFEARKVISNVRSADVAASAADAHGEPIVVCRAIGTCVVPKELQRRPRLVLPALTSPGAELLAKLPEPRPIITPAPHVIVTPPESPLIITGAIVGAEVTREHTPHLPITAAELADEAAKCRDAGASVIHLHVRNADGSPSQSAELFGEAITRIREKTDVVVQVSTGGAVGMSIDERLGGLVCKPEMATLNCGTINFGDDVFVNTRPDIRKSQLASVKPAASRSSSVTKRTRPRGVGLLRTGTISSAPLPVCPGSAGRIRASEDVVRFMLSQIPEGIDVGRGRRRTASATHDGAGDAPRRARSRGPPKTTSTSRRASFPKAAHRWWRAPRHMPRHSGVKSSSRIMHESCSAS
- a CDS encoding pilus assembly protein PilP, which translates into the protein MKKAPNTREVARRLAFAVAALVLPVFVVGGCEDDPPPPPPRPVGSAVAPAGAPGAPNQPAVAGAAPGPAGSGRAGAAASASANPLADLPERVFTEADFAETDKNRDPFRGFANVFAQQARAKKDDQRVVVVPRYALDELKLSGVITRAEARALFIDPNNVGWVVRTGDYVGKPEIVRAGGAAGIDIAIHWRVDRIREGDVVFVREDPAHPEIAPVTRVIPLFPADESGKPGR